The following proteins are co-located in the Acanthochromis polyacanthus isolate Apoly-LR-REF ecotype Palm Island chromosome 7, KAUST_Apoly_ChrSc, whole genome shotgun sequence genome:
- the c7h22orf39 gene encoding UPF0545 protein C22orf39 homolog: MERSSEAAWRPPRVCEDYWSEFRHCKSIRNRFHHYYAHGTSPSCQQWKQDYETCREWEKHGSRETKEALQRSERSRVAEQRNFTPVWELRREPPRDWHMPLNQGGPQDS; this comes from the exons ATGGAACGGTCAAGCGAAGCAGCGTGGAGG CCACCACGGGTATGTGAAGACTATTGGAGTGAGTTCAGACACTGTAAAAGTATAAGGAATCGTTTCCATCACTACTACGCTCACGGCACCAGCCCATCCTGCCAGCAGTGGAAACAGGACTACGAAACCTGCAGAGAGTGGGAGAAGCACGGAAGCAGAGAGACCAAG GAGGCATTGCAGAGAAGTGAGAGGAGCCGAGTGGCAGAGCAAAGAAACTTCACCCCAGTGTGGGAATTGAGGCGAGAGCCTCCTAGAGACTGGCATATGCCTCTGAACCAGGGAGGGCCTCAGGACTCGTGA
- the ufd1l gene encoding ubiquitin recognition factor in ER-associated degradation protein 1: protein MFSFQVFDHAMARGFQNRFSTQYRCYSVSMLAGPNDRSDVEKGGKIIMPPSALDQLSRLNITYPMLFKLTNKNSDRMTHCGVLEFVADEGICYLPHWMMQNLLLEEGGLVQVESVNLMVATYSKFQPQSPDFLDITNPKAVLENALRNFACLTTGDVIAINYNEKIYELRVMETKPDKAVSIIECDMNVDFDAPLGYKEPERRPQHQEEPTEEEGDPSSYADMDMGFRAFTGSGNRLDGKTKGIEPSPAPLAPSDIKRGIPNYDFKVGRITFIRNSRPQPRKIVDDDDAMNRFIAFSGQGQSLRKKGRKP from the exons ATG TTTTCCTTTCAAGTTTTCGACCACGCGATGGCCCGAGGCTTTCAGAACCGCTTCTCTACTCAGTATCGCTGCTACTCGGTATCTATGCTGGCTGGTCCAAACGACCGCTCCGATGTGGAGAAAGGAGGCAAAA TAATAATGCCACCCTCAGCTCTCGACCAGCTCA GCAGGCTTAACATCACCTATCCAATGCTGTTTAAGCTGACAAACAAGAACTCAGACAGAATGACACACTGTGGTGTTCTGGAGTTTGTGGCAGATGAGGGAATCTGTTACCTTCCACACTGG ATGATGCAGAATCTTCTGCTGGAGGAAGGTGGTCTGGTTCAAGTGGAGAGTGTTAACCTTATGGTCGCCACTTACTCAAAGTTTCAGCCTCAGAGCCCAGACTTCCTGGACATCACAAACCCCAAGGCCGT GCTGGAAAATGCATTGAGAAACTTTGCGTGCTTGACTACTGGTGATGTTATCGCTATCAACTACAATGAAAAG ataTATGAGCTACGAGTAATGGAGACCAAACCAGATAAAGCAGTGTCCATCATTGAGTGCGATATGAAC GTGGATTTTGATGCTCCATTGGGTTACAAAGAGCCTGAACGACGACCTCAACACCAGGAAGAACCGACA gaggaagaaggagatcCCAGCAGTTACGCTGACATGGACATGGGATTCAGG GCTTTTACTGGCTCTGGCAATCGATTGGATGGTAAAACAAAGGGGATTGAACCCAGCCCTGCTCCTCTTGCCCCAAGTGACATTAAAAG AGGCATTCCCAACTATGACTTCAAAGTTGGCAGAATCACCTTCATCAGAAACTCCAGACCTCAGCCGAGAAAAATTGTAGATGAT GATGATGCCATGAACAGATTCATCGCCTTCTCTGGACAAGGACAGTCGCTACGCAAGAAAGGCAGAAAGCCTTGA
- the mrpl40 gene encoding 39S ribosomal protein L40, mitochondrial, with product MTLAISRSLCRVISRQTASSSFVLGKHHHAVQSPWFAPVMTLKTSAPLRAEPRKKKKVDPRREQLVRDRLKKRLRKLEKVPPEFIPIEDFMTPNKCLDETRQRSSPKLSFDESEGRALLLKEWSRYKQKQHKAEVQAVELALEAQREALEELKLESEELYQAALKPDTLLFPFVHEGPVYTPPIPKYYAPDGKYNDVTKVYTQ from the exons ATGACTTTGGCTATTTCGCGCAGTCTGTGCAGGGTTATATCCCGACAGACCGCTTCGTCAAG CTTTGTGTTGGGAAAACATCACCATGCTGTACAGAGCCCTTGGTTTGCCCCAGTGATGACACTGAAGACATCTGCCCCCCTGAG AGCGGAGccgagaaagaagaagaaagtggaCCCAAGAAGAGAGCAGTTGGTCAGAGATAGACTGAAAAAAAGGCTGAGAAAGTTGGAGAAGGTTCCACCTGAGTTCATCCCAATAGAGGACTTCATGACTCCCAACAAATGCTTGGATGAAACAAG GCAACGCTCTTCTCCAAAGCTGTCATTTGATGAAAGTGAGGGTCGAgccctgctgctgaaggagTGGTCTCGATACAAACAG AAGCAGCACAAGGCAGAAGTGCAGGCTGTTGAACTTGCTCTGGAAGCACAGAGGGAGGCACTGGAGGAGCTGAAGTTAGAGTCAGAGGAGCTGTACCAGGCAGCGCTGAAGCCAGACACACTTCTCTTTCCCTTTGTTCATGAAGGTCCTGTCTATACACCACCGATTCCCAAGTACTACGCTCCTGATGGCAAATACAATGACGTGACTAAAGTGTACACACAGTGA